AACAATGAATATAATAAAGTATGTAGACTTACTTTCCTAAGTAAACAAGTTATTATTACCTTGACTCGTGAGGACGCGGTGGTGAACCTTCTTGCCTCCGATGCTGCCGGCGTAATAACCTTTCAGTCTCAAACGCAGCCACCTGTTCATCCTTGTTGAAGTGTACGTTGCATCTGTCCGCTAGCCAGTGTTTGATTTGGTCCGGCAATACGTTGGAGGCATATATCTCATCAACGGCTCTGGGCATTTCAACCGAACGAGTATGGTCCCATGCAAGCATGTGGAAGATACCCCAACCTACGTAACTGAGTTCCAGCATAAGCCGTGGAGTTGGTCGAAAGAGAGATCTTATCCTTCCCATGTCGGCTGCGTTGATTCAGTAGTTATGACCGTCTCTAGTTGGGTGGATATGGAGACAGTTGTCTTGTCTGTCAATTAAGTACAGATCAGTGGTTGTGAAGAACGAAAAGTGCCATACAATGTGCTGTGGAATCCTTACATCTTCCTATAGTCAGAGAAACAAAATTAGATGTTAaacagattttgaaaaaaattagatagAAAACCGTAAAGAAAAAGTGGTGTCTGCAGCGCCGGAAGTAAGCTTACATCTGTTGGGAATAGGTTTAGGACAAAAGTCTGTTCAGGGCATCTTCTCACGTTCCTTAAGGCACTGACGTAACTAGCCGGTAGCCACCACGAACCAAATGTTAAAAGTCAGTATTGTTAAGAATAAGAAACCATGGAAGGACAGAACCGAAACTTGAGAAGTAATCAATGTTAAAAAAGAACAAACCATGCAAGGAGAGATGGTCATGCGTATGGAAAAAATAGTTATCTGCTTACCGGAATTCTGGCTCCATCTTTGTTTGCTAATATTAGTGACTAGTCTCTGAAGTTGATTGCCGCCGTTAGTGAATTAGGAGAGGGTTTACAAATTACAATGGTGTTGCCAAATGATTTTCTATAGGAAGTCAAGTTTTACTTTTAAAGAGGGTAAAACCAGAGGTCACACCGGTTGGTAATGAAGTTGAAGGGATATATTGAAGCCACCAATTAGGATTCGAACCTCATCACTAATCATACATTTTCGTAAATCtaaactaaataataaatacacatAATAAACTCTATTTGAATTGTATTACTCATGTTTTGGTAAAGGTAAATGTAGTTTAATAACCATTCATTGGTATACGTATCACCAGATGAATAAACATAACGAAGGTTACAATggtaaagttaaaaaatataacgtTTAGTATTGTGTTCATATTTACGTAAATTATTGAAATCATGTTTACTAAATTGTTTTACAAAATATACGAAATCATGTATTAACATATCAGAATATGCTGTTCCATTCATAAATTAACATAAAGAACTTCAAATAacataatcatattttttaagaCCCAGTAGCTTTTTCAATTTCAGTAAGCCCAACACAAAACGTCAATCAAAAATTAACCGAACGTACTTAAAATAACATAACCAGAATAACTTATTGCACGCATTATAGTATTAAAAGTCTATGCAATAGACACAATTATTTTAATGCCTTAGGTATAAATAACTCAGAGCATACTGCCTAACCCCTTAACCAATCGCTCTTCCTTTTTAGATATTTCGTTGTAGTATTTCTTTGCTGCTTCAAGAACTTCTTGGGATTTCAAATTGAACGGATTCATCACCAGATCAATAGCCAGCCATAATCTAGTGCTATCATTTACCTaggagaaaaaacaaaagaattcaGACGCATAGGTTAGATTAAAATTTTGAGATAATATATGAAACCATGAAacgaattttattttataactacCTTAATATTGTAGTTACTCCTCCATTGGCACTCCCTCATCCAGGTTGTCACCCAAACTCCACAATCATTCCTTGTATAAGTAAAAAAAGTTTATTGAAGTATATAACCAACTTAATTCCATAGGGAAAAAAATCATAGCAGACAAAATAGTactgtaaaaaaatattatcttctGTAACCAAGGCTGGCCGGAAAAGCAATGTATAGCACTATTACAACATCAATAAATATGTTAGCGGTGTCTTTTACTTGTGCATAAGGAAAATGTATTCATCACACGTTAGCAAATTCATTGATGCATCTCAGTAATTGAAAACTCAACAATCAATAATAACTTGTAAGGTTTCTTACGAGTCATCGTTCTGCTCGCCAATTTCTGCAGGGTGTATTATAGGATACTCTGAAATTACTGGTCTGTGTGTTGTTTGGTTAGCATAGAAGGTGGAGTCATCAAGCATCTCCTCAATAAACAGTGCCTGTAAtcaaagtaaaatttaattcaGGTGTCAACTCTGGTGTCTGTTTAAGCAATTTAGAATCTATTTTCCACATATTAGAAATTTTGCAAAACTACCATTAGCTTCGCACAACGACGGCGTCTGGTTCTGCTTGAGACGCATGGTTTAGAATCCAGTAATATTAGGTGTCTTTTTTCTATATCAATTACAACCAGGTACCAGTGCATGTTATCCTCATTCATTGGAACAAAAATCTATCAAAAATATACACAAATAAGTTATATTGGAATAAGcgtcttttatttacattatcaTATATTACGACAATTAAATTATAGAGTTACCTTGCATAACGACTCAAACTCTCCCATGTATTCCTCAACGTAATAGCGTTTCAAAGTCTTTGGCGAGTGAGTCCAATTAAGGGCAAATTgctgaaatttgatttttcataaACATGTATAAGATCAATGGAAACCAGGAGATGGAGATCCTCTTAATGGTTTTCACTCACCGAAAATGTAGTCGGTAAAAACCACAAGCAGGGAAAACCGGTGTCCTTGCGTGCATCACACATGAGCATGCTTGATGTCAGGTTTATGATCTGCTTCAGCGTTCGTTGATTGACGGccaataagaaaaaatataaacatatattcccttgttaaaattattttatatgtaaGGAGTTTCATTTATGAAGTTAACGAAGGCTAAAGAGTGAAAAATCCATACCTCGTCCACCAATGGTTTGTTCGGCAGTAGAGTATACATGACTCTCCTGTTAGCGTGCCACAAGTTTGTCTGTGAAATTATCTCCGAATTCAGTTCTTCATCCTCCATATCTGAACCAAAGACGTAGGTTACGACTGAAACTTCGTCCTTGCACAGTGCCATATCAGCTGGGGGACGGAACAGAACAGGCTTCCActgatacaataaaaaataagctGTTATATATTAATAGTAAACCAGCACAACAAATCTGTAAAACTTACTTAACATGATATAACCCACCGCAGGTATCTTTGCGGTTTCATTCGCTAGTGGCAATTTTCTGTCAGCCGGGTTGAAGTAGCTAACATATACAGCCTTGTCTAAGCTACTCGTTATAACTGGTTCTGTAGCTGTCTTCTTTCCAGTACCATCATCGCTGAACAAACTTCGGCGAATAACATAATCATCTGGCGGTGTCTGTTCACACTTCGGAGACATTGAACAACACTTTGTAGCCATATGCGATTTTGAATCCGCAGCTTGATGAATGCTTGACATGTTGGATCTAATCTTCTTGGAGGAATCCAGATTTCTCTCAAGACTACCGGACGGCATGCTAAATCCGCTCATGATCACAGGCATTAATGTGGGGTTGAAGTTATCGGCCGGCCCATTCCGAAGATTGATTGTTTGTGGCATTGTTCCAAACACAGGATAACACGTCTTGGTCTGGGAAGCAATCAGGTTTGTAAGTGTATTCATCATCGTCGACATTTGCGTTACCACTTCTTTTAGGGAAGGTTCTACGACTGTAGTTTTACCGAAGTCGTCGCCTATCTCTTTGCTGGCTCCACCGTTAAAATTTACATGTAGTCGCTGGTCATGCATGGTGCTTCCTCGGAGACTATGAGaaacaaaacttaaaaatatgaATACTTTATATTCGGAATCGTTATAAAAGGACTTGACTAGTTTCTGGAAATGTAATTTAATTCTAACCTTGATGACAGTTCTATCACTTCCTTGTCGACAACTTTTCTCGAGATTTTTCTACTTTGTTCCTTTTTGGCTTCGTCGTCtcccttttctattttttgtgttGAGCGTCGCTTTCCTCTGGCAACCATTGGGTGTTTTagctgtttaatttttttattttaaaaaaaatgaaaagtactGCAACATGTTCAGTTAATGAATTGCACTCCACTAGCAAGCACAATTTCTTAAAAGAATAACAAACATGGTAGGTTGTCCCTTCTATTCAAAGGAGTTTTGACAATTGAGTGATATTTGGATATTGGccttttaatataatatatcagGCAGTTTACGTTTCCATTTTatattcctaaatttttaaataaaaaaatttacaaaaacatcttttttctGATTGGTAAAAGATAAGGCtacaaccaatttttttttaaattattttcgttTGGTCGAGGTATCGATCCTTTAAATATATTTGAAGTTTTTTCAGCTCAATAcatttgtttaattttcttttatgtaGTCAAAGCTATTAAACATTTTCTGGTAACcgtctattttttttcttttacgaATCGGTGACTGGaagatttgttttaattttcgtAATGAATGCTTGTCTCCATTAAGTTGCTCATAAAGTAATTAGCTCATATAACAGAATTTTGTTTGTTGTTATCTCTTGTTGTTTCACACACTCGGTCAAAGATCTAGTCTGCAACATAGTTTAATGCGACGGCTAAACACTCGAAAAGGTTAGCATGAAAATAATACACGTATTTGCTGCTAGCTCGAGAAAAGGGGACTTTTTATTCCATTTCCTATGAGTTATATTCCTTTTCATTAACTATGTGTATACCATAAACTGTCTCCAACACAgatctttgatttttcctttgTCATGGTCACTCATCATCTAACTTATGGTGCACCCTAATTTATTGCCTAATGACTTTTTTGCTTTCCACCTTTAGGCCCGTTGCCTATCACTTATAGGAGACTGAACTTCCCATCCCTCATCGCAAAGCACTTCCTTCCCCGAAAGATAATAACGAAACTTAAAAAGTAACTATTAGTAATGTGTTTGGAACTTTTTTATTAGTATCATAACATTGGATTTATTCACTCTAAGACTGGAACCAttaagtgtgtgtttggatttcaGTTTGCAAAGGTGCGTTTGcttaaaattgattttacaaaattgattttgatgaaaagtaagttttaacttttcatcaaaaacataattataaatattgttcccaaagcaaaataaacataatctaaaacataattataaatattgtctctaaaacaaaataaacataattcaaaacactcaattttcatcttcattctcttgtaagttgggttgggAGAAGTTGGGTTTTgctaaaaaaattgtaaaaatacccCCTCGCTAAAAAATACTAAGCCCggcggggaagcccgccccgccccgccaaagcccGCCAAAGCTcgcggtttaagcggtgcgggttaagcgggcttttgctatttggcggtCCCAATTTTCCAGCCCACCCCACCTTTTGCCACCCCTAAATACTGGAACCAttaagtgtgtgtttggacCCTAAACTGTAGACACTAGACCGTGCGAATTGAACCGGAAACCGACAAACAATAAATAGTATACACCAATACGTTCACTAAAAGATCTATCGATCAAACCGCGAATCCTAAACCGAACACATTGAACGGGAAACCGCGAAATGAAAAACCAGAGAAGCAGAACCATTCACTAAAAGACCAATCGAAGAAACCGCGAACCCTAACACGAAGCCGGCAAACCATAAACAAGATACACGAAGCCGTTCACTAAAAGACCTAGCGATCAAACCGCAAACCCTAACACGGTTAACATTGAACCGGAAACCGCCAAACGAAAAACCAGGGGCACAGAACCTTTCATGATAAGACCTACCGACGAAACcgcgaaccctaaaccgtacacatcGACCGGGAAACCACCAAACAATAAACCATTAGCACGAAGACCATTCAGTCTGAGATCTAGTAACTAGACCGGACACATTGAATCGTGCGCATTGTACTGGAAACAGGCAAACAATAAACAGTATACACGAAGCCGTTCACTAAAAGACCAATCGAGGAAACcgcgaaccctaaaccgtacacgTTGAAGGAGAAACCGCCATACAATAAACCATTAGCACGGAACCGTTCACTGTAAGGCCTACTCACTATAACCGTACACACTGGACCGTGCGAATTGAACCGGAAACCGGAAAACCATAAACAAGATACACGAAGCCGTTCACTAAAAGACCTAGCGATCAAACCGCAAACCCTAACACGGTTAACATTGAACGACATTTAACCGGAAACCGCCAAACGAAAAACCAGGGGCACAGAACCTTTCATGATAAGACCTACCGACGAAACcgcgaaccctaaaccgtacacatcGACCGGGAAACCACCAAACAATAAACCATTAGCACGAAGACCATTCAGTCTGAGATCTAGTAACTAGACCGGACATATTGAACCGTGCGCATTGTACTGGAAACAGGCAAACAATAAACAGTATACACGAAGCCGTTCACTAAAAGACCAATCGAGGAAACcgcgaaccctaaaccgtacacgTTGAAGGAGAAACCGCCATACAATAAACCAGTAGCACGGAACCGTTCACTGTAAGGCCTACTCACTATAACCGTACACACTGGACGGTGCGAATTGAACCGGAAACCGGCAAACCATAAACAAGATACACGAAGCCGTTCACTAAAAGACCTAGCAATCAAACCGCAAACCCTAACACGGTTAACATTTAACCGGAAACCGCCAAACGAAAAACCAGGGGCACAGAACCTTTCATGATAAGACCTACCGACGAAACcgcgaaccctaaaccgtacacatcGACCGGGAAACCACCAAACAATAAACCATTAGCACGAAGACCATTCAGTCTGAGATCTAGTAACTAGACCGGACACATTGAACCGTGCGCATTGTACTAGAAACAGGCAAACAATAAACAGTATACACGAAGCCGTTCACTAAAAGACCAATCGAGGAAACcgcgaaccctaaaccgtacacgTTGAAGGAGAAACCGCCATACAATAAACCAGTAGCACGGAACCGTTCACTGTAAGGCCTACTCACTATAACCGTACACACTGGACCGTGCGAATTGAACCGGAAACCGGCAAACCATAAACAAGATACACGAAGCCATTCACTAAAAGACCTAGCGATCAAACCGCAAACCCTAACACGGTTAACATTTAACCGGAAACCGCCAAACGAAAAACCAGGGGCACAGAACCTTTCATGATAAGACCTACCGACGAAACcgcgaaccctaaaccgtacacatcGACCGGGAAACCACCAAACAATAAACCATTAGCACGAAGACCATTCAGTCTGAGATCTAGTAACTAGACCGGACACATTGAACCGTGCGCATTGTACTGGAATCAGGCAAACAATAAACAGTATACACGAAGCCGTTCACTAAAAGACCAATCGAGGAAATCGagaaccctaaaccgtacacgTTGAAGGAGAAACCGCCATACAATAAACCATTAGCACGGAACCGATCACTGTAAGGCCTACTCACTATAACCGTACACACTGGACCGTGCGAATTGAACCGGAAACCGGCAAACCATAAACAAGATACACGAAGCCGTTCACTAAAAGACCTATCGATCAAACCGCAAACCCTAAGCCGTTAACATTGAACCGGAAACCGCCAAACGGAAAACCAGGGGCACAGAACCATTCACTATAGTATCCCACTTTtaatatactatttttattttggtctataaatattaaatttattacagAATTAATTAGTAACATATATTCAGTTatgtaaattaaaatgataatgtagtatacaaaaattattactGCATATGGTAAATAAGCTGTTATGATTCACATAATATGGCGAGGTTTACgcaattaaatttcaatttcgACTTAGTAGATAAAGTTATCACATGTTTTTTTTCAAGAAGAAACTATAAACCGCCACCTAGTGGTATCCATAAAATCACATACATGTATAGAATGTAATTAAGGCCAATAAATAATATTCCAATTAGGTAGGTGATGGTTAGTCTAGGACTACGAGCAAGAAGATGGTGCAATAAAGTGGAGACCATGCTGCATGACTACAAGAAGGAGGAAATGAGTTGGTGGTCTAAGCATAAAAAACTACAACTACAAACTATATACTTACAAATTCTAACCCATACAACATGGATACTAGAAGGAAGCCCTCAACCATGGCAATCGAATGTTTGGAAATGTTCCATGGAATCGATCGAACTGCATTCAGGATGCTGACGCAAGTCCTTCACCGTGAAGTTAAACAGTCCCTGATGGTCATGGCATTTCTATTGTCACTGGAGACAATGGGACTGAATGGTATTGTGCAGACAGCCGTAAAAAAGGAAGGCTGGTTTATGAACAGTCTTGCCGATGAATGTGTCATCTGTTTGCAATGCCTACTATCTCAGGAGTTTTCTGGGGTTGTGGACAAGTCCAGAAAACTCGAAACCCTCGGACACGTGCTGAAAACTGAGCTCACGTTATACCAGGTTCATAGGATGAGATCCGCCCTCCTAACTCTGATTCCCGATACCCTATCAACCATTTGCGCTAGAATTCTAGGCGACATAACGATGGATGCGGTGTGGTTGGAGTACCACAGGACTCCTAAAGAACTACTGGGTTTCAACACACAGGACCAGTGCATATCGGTTGCACCAGAGGCATTGAGTAGACATAACAATGGCCGAGGAATGCATATGCAACAAGGAGGAAGGCAAACTGAGCAAGATAAGGGAAAGCAGAAGTACGTCAGCAAGGAGCTGGATGACGCGGAACGTCCAAAGACACTGACCGTATGCTTCGGTCGAGAGTCCATGCCCACTGCAGAGGGCATTGCTGAGTTTTTCTGCAACATGTTTGGTCATGTGGTTCAAAGGGTGACAGTCATGCCTCGGAGGGATAAAGAATCGGGTGATTTTGCTTTCGTTCTTTTCAACGACGCATCAATACCGCGCATTATCATGGGGGACAAAAATGTCGTTCATCATACGATACAAGGCATGAAATGTTGGATCAGATGGTGGACAGGAACACATTATCGTCATACAATTTACGATAAAggttagtttcttttttttttcaaaataatctagttcaaacagaatctttaCTTGTTAAGGGAGATGAAATATACGTTGTAGGCTCATTTTTAATATCCAAGTTAGATTATCTTTCCATGTTACTTGATTGTGTTGATAGAATCTTGATCAATTCGGTTCCTTATTCGGCTGTGGTCATGAAGTTTAAATTGGAAATAACAAACCATACGACCATTNNNNNNNNNNNNNNNNNNNNNNNNNNNNNNNNNNNNNNNNNNNNNNNNNNNNNNNNNNNNNNNNNNNNNNNNNNNNNNNNNNNNNNNNNNNNNNNNNNNNNNNNNNNNNNNNNNNNNNNNNNNNNNNNNNNNNNNNNNNNNNNNNNNNNNNNNNNNNNNNNNNNNNNNNNNNNNNNNNNNNNNNNNNNNNNNNNNNNNNNNNNNNNNNNNNNNNNNNNNNNGtgtttaagttttaattttattcgtgGGCCCTAAAGGTGTTGTTaggaaaaaaatcttttttaaaacgtCAATAATTATTACACTATGACCAAAAATGACCAAAAATTATAAATGACATTTAAGTGGGCCCGTGAGAATGTACGTGTTTTGGAAATATAGTacgtttctttgtttttcttgacTTTTTTGAAAACCCAA
The genomic region above belongs to Arachis duranensis cultivar V14167 chromosome 3, aradu.V14167.gnm2.J7QH, whole genome shotgun sequence and contains:
- the LOC107478355 gene encoding uncharacterized protein LOC107478355, with protein sequence MAIECLEMFHGIDRTAFRMLTQVLHREVKQSLMVMAFLLSLETMGLNGIVQTAVKKEGWFMNSLADECVICLQCLLSQEFSGVVDKSRKLETLGHVLKTELTLYQVHRMRSALLTLIPDTLSTICARILGDITMDAVWLEYHRTPKELLGFNTQDQCISVAPEALSRHNNGRGMHMQQGGRQTEQDKGKQKYVSKELDDAERPKTLTVCFGRESMPTAEGIAEFFCNMFGHVVQRVTVMPRRDKESGDFAFVLFNDASIPRIIMGDKNVVHHTIQGMKCWIRWWTGTHYRHTIYDKG